The Streptomyces sp. ICC1 DNA window GTCAGCCCATCACCACCAGCGAGTGGATCGACCGGCTGGCGCCCAAGGCCCTCGCGGTCGTCGCCATCGGCACCTGCGCCACGTACGGCGGCATCCACGCGATGGAGGGCAACCCGACCGGCGCCATGGGCCTGCCCGACTACCTCGGATGGGACTGGAAGTCCAAGGCGGGCATCCCGATCGTGTGCGTGCCCGGATGCCCGATCCAGCCCGACAACTTCTCCGAGACGCTCACCTACCTGCTCTACCAGGCGGCCGGCTCGGCCCCGATGATCCCGCTCGACGACAAGCTGCGCCCCACCTGGCTGTTCGGCGCGACCGTGCACGAGGGCTGCGACCGGGCCGGCTACTACGAGCAGGGGCAGTTCGCCCACACCTACGACTCCCCGAAGTGCCTGGTCAAGCTGGGCTGCTGGGGTCCGGTCGTCAAGTGCAACGTGCCCAAGCGCGGCTGGATGAACGGCATCGGCGGCTGTCCGAACGTGGGCGGCATCTGCATCGCCTGCACCATGCCCGGGTTCCCCGACAAGTTCATGCCCTTCATGGACGAACCGCCCGGCGGCAAGGTGTCCAGCGCCGCCAGCGGCGCCTACGGGGCGGTGATCCGCAAACTCCGGGCCATCACGGCGCACACCGTGGACCAGGAGCCGAAGTGGCGCCGCCGCGGGGAGAAGCTGACCACCGGCTACCGCCCGCCCTGGTGAGCGGCCGGGTCGCACCCGCACCCGCCCCCAGACTCCCATCCGCACCCGCACCCGCACCCGCACTCCTGTGAGAACAACCGATCCAGCACCGAAGGGTCACGGCAGACACGATGGCACCGAAGACGAAGGCAACCGGCGACGGCAGCGGCCTGGTGGAGATGGCCTGGGATCCGATCACCCGGATCGTGGGCAGTCTCGGCATCCACACGAAGATCGACTTCAAGCAGAAGCGAGTCGCGGAGTGCTACAGCACCTCGTCGGTCTTCCGCGGCTACAGCGTCTTCATGCGCGGCAAGGACCCCCGCGACGCGCACTTCATCACCAGCCGCATCTGCGGCATCTGCGGTGACAACCACGCCACCTGCTCCGTCTACGCGCAGAACATGGCCTACGGGGTGAAGCCTCCCCACCTCGCCGAGTGGATCATCAACCTGGGCGAGTCGGCGGAGTACATGTTCGACCACAACATCTTCCAGGAGAACCTGGTCGGGGTCGACTACTGCGAGAAGATGGTCCGCGAGACCAACCCCGGCGTCCTGGAACTGGCCGAGCGCACCGCCGCCCCCCACGCGGGCGAGCACGGCTTCAAGACCATCGCCGACATCATGCGCTCGCTCAACCCCATCGAGGGCGAGTTCTACCGCGAGGCCCTCCAGGTCAGCCGCTACACCCGTGAGATGTTCTGTCTGATGGAGGGGCGTCACGTGCACCCCTCCACCCTCTACCCGGGTGGCGTCGGCACCATCGCCTCCGTCCAGCTCTTCACGGACTACATGAGCCGCCTCATGCGGTACTGCGAGTTCATGAAGCGCGTCGTCCCGCTCCACGACGACCTCTTCGACTTCTTCTACGAGGCCCTGCCCGGGTACGAGGAGGTCGGCCGCCGGCGCGTGCTGCTGGGCTGCTGGGGTGCCCTCAACGACCCCGAGCACTGCGACTTCACCTACGCCAACATGACGGACTGGGGACGGAAGATGTTCGTCACCCCGGGCATCGTGGTGGACGGGAAGCTCGTCACCAACGACCTCACCGAGATCAACCTCGGCATCCGGATCCTGCTCGGCAGTTCGTACTACGACGATTGGGAGGGCCAGGAGAAGTTCGTCACCCACGACCCGCTCGGCAACCCGGTCGACGCCCGTCACCCCTGGAACCAGCACACCATCCCCGCCCCGCAGAAGCGGAACTTCGACGACAAGTACAGCTGGGTGATGTCCCCGCGCTGGTTCGACGGCAAGGACCACCTCGCTCTCGACACCGGCGGCGGCCCGCTCGCCCGCCTGTGGTCCACCGCTCTGTCGGGGCTGGTGAACACCGACTACGTCCAGGCCACCGGACACAGCGTCGTCATCACCCTCCCCCGCACCATGACCAAGCCCGAGACGCGCTTCGAGTGGAAGATCCCGAAGTGGAGCAACGCGCTGGAGCGCAACCGCGCCCGCACGTACTTCCAGGCGTACGCGGCCGCCATCGCCCTGCACTGCGCCGAGAAGGGTCTGGCGGAGGTCCGCGCCGGCCGGACGCAGACCTGGGAGAAGTTCGAGGTCCCGGACGAGGGCCTCGGCGTCGGCTTCACGGAGGCCGTCCGCGGGGTGCTCTCGCACCACATGGTGATCCGCGACGGCAAGATCGCCAACTATCACCCCTACCCGCCGACCCCTTGGAACGCGAGCACCCGCGACACCTTCGGCACGCCGGGGCCCTACGAGGACGCGGTGCAGAACACCCCGATCTTCGAGGAGAACACCCCGGAGAACTTCAAGGGCATCGACATCATGCGGGCCGTGCGCAGCTTCGATCCCTGCCTCCCGTGCGGGGTCCACATGTACGTGGGCGGCGGCCAGACGGTGAAGCAGATGCACGTGCCCACCGGCCTGAGCGGACTGGGCGGATGAGCGCCGGCCAGAGCGTGCGCGCCGATGCCCGCCAGACGGGGGTGCGGGTCGAGGAGGTCCTCGACCGGCTCGCCGCCACCGGAGACCGGGAAGTGTGCGCGGCCGCCGAGGAACTGGTGCGCGTCCTCATGGACTTCTACGGCGCCGGGCTCGCCCGGATCGTCGCCGGCCTCGGCGAGGCCCCGCTCTCCCGACTCCTCGACGACGAACTCGTGGCGAGCCTGCTCGCCCTGCACGACCTGCACCCCGAGGACGTGGACGCCCGCATCGCCCGCGCCCTGGCGAGCGCGCGGGAACCCGTGGAGGTCCTCGGCTTCGACGAGGCCACCGGAACGCTGCGGCTGCGGTCCGCGCCCGGTGGGGGCTGCGGTTGCGGCAGCGCCGAAGCCGGCGCGGGCCCCTCCCGGGCCGTCGAGGACGCCCTCGCCTGCTTCGCCCCCGAGGTGATGACCGTGGAGATGGCGCCGGCCGAGGCCCCGGCGCCGGTCCTGCTCCAGATCGGGACCGGCCCGCAGACCCCGGCGCCCACCCCGGCGCAGACCCCGGCACGGACCCGGTGAGCGGCTCCCCGGGGTGGTCCCCGCCCGCCGCCCGTACGGACGGCGGGCCCGGCCCGGGCGCGCCGGGCGCCCCGCGCGGTCTGCGCCGGTTCGCCGGTGCGCGCCCGGTCCGTCCGGAGGTCTGCGGGCTGTGCGGTGTGGTGGTCGCCGAGAACGCGCACCGCCACGTCGTGGAGACCGAGAAGCGGGCGCTGGTGTGCGCCTGCACCGCGTGCGCCCTGCTGTTCGACAGGCCCGGCGTCGCCACCGGCCGCTTCCGCGCCGTCCCGAACCGCTATCTCGCCGACCCCGACCACCGGCTCGACGACGGTGCCTGGGAGTTGCTGCAGATCCCGGTCGGCGTCGCCTTCTTCTTCCGCAACGCCGCCCTCGACCGTCTCGTCGCGCTCTACCCGAGCCCGGCCGGCGCCACCGAGAGCGAACTCGACGCCGAGACCTGGCAGACCGTGCTCGGCGCCGGGCGCCTCGCCCCGCTCCTCGAACCCGACGTGGAGGCCCTGCTGCTGCGCCGCGAGCAGGGCCGGACCGACTGCTACCTGGTGCCGATCGACGCCTGCTACGAGCTCGTCGGGCGGATGCGCCTGCTGTGGACGGGGTTCGACGGCGGAGCCGAGGCCCGGGCAGCGCTCGCCGACTTCTTCGCCGAGGTCGGGCGGCGGGCCAAGATCCCGGCGGAGGCACCCGCGCCATGACCGACTTCGGCTTCACCTGCACCGGCGTGCGCGCCGACCCGTACGCCGCCGGACCCACCCTGGTGTTCCGGCTGCGCGTCACGGCCGGCAGCGGCCCCGAACCCACCCGGGTCCACGCGCTCGCGCTGCGCTGCCAACTGCGCATCGAACCCGCCCGGCGCGGCTACGGACCGGCCGAGGCGGCGGGCCTGGCCGACCTGTTCGGCGAGCGCGCCCGCTGGGGCACCACCCTGCAGCCCGTGCAGTTCGCGCAGGTCGCCCTCATGGTGCCCAGCTTCACCGGGGAGACCGAGATCGACGTGGTCGTGCCGTGCACCTACGACATGGACATCGCCGCGAGCCGCTACTTCAGCACCTTGGAGGACGGCGAGGCGCCATTGCTGATGCTGTTCTCCGGCACCGCCTTCACGGGGGCCGGCGGCTTCCGCGTCGAGCCCGTGCCCTGGGACCGCGAGGCCTCGTACCGGATGCCCGTGGCGGTCTGGCACGAGATGGTCGAGCAGCACTTCCCGGGCTGCGGCTGGCTCCGCCTGCCCCGGGCCGTCATGGACGAGCTGCTCGCCTTCCGCTCCCGGCACGCCCTCGCCTCCTGGGAGGCGACCGTACGGACCCTCCTGGACGCGGCGGCCGCACCCCGGCCCGATCCCGTGCAACCCTTCCGGCTGGGCGCCGCCCTGCCGCGTGTCACCGAGAGGACGGCGCCGTGACCACGGCCACCGCACTGGAGGCCCGCTTCGCGACCGCCCGGCAGGTGGCCGACGCGGTCCTCTTCGAGGGGTACGTGCTGTACCCCTACCGGGCCTCGGCGGCCAAGAACCGCATGCGCTGGCAGTTCGGCGTGCTCGTACCGCCCGCATGGGGTCCGGCGCACGAAGAGCACTCCTTCCAGCAGACCGAACTCCTCATGGAGCCCAAGGGCGAGTCGACGCTCGCCGTTGAGCTGCGGTTCCTGCACGCCCAGCGGCGCACCGTACAGCAGGCCCTGCCCGAAAGCGGGTTCGCGGAGGTCGCCGAACTGCATCTCGACGACCGGGTGCTCGTGCCCTGGGACGAGGGGGCCGAGGAGCGGGTCGAGTGGAGCGTCGACCTGGCCGAACTGACCGGAGAGGGAGTCGAGATCCCGTTCTCGCGGGACGCCCGGGAGGATACCGAGCCCGTCACCGACAGGGACGGACGGTGCGCCGGACGTCTGATGCGACGTACCGAGCGGATCGAGGGGTGCGTGCGGCTGCGTGCCACCGAACTCGACGGACCCTACCGGGTGTTGAGACTCACGGCGGTGGTGGAGAACACCAGCCCGTGGATCCCCGCCGCCGACGGTGAGGACCGTGAGGCGGCGCTGCCGCGCTCGCTCGTCGCCGCTCATCTGCTGCTGGGCCTGAGCAGCGGCTCCTTCCTGTCCATGACCGATCCGCCGGAGTGGGCCAAGGGCGCCGTCGCCTCCTGCGTCAACCGGCACACCTGGCCGGTGCTCGCCGGGGAGCCGGGCCGGGCGGACGTGGTGCTGTCCTCGCCGATCATCCTGGAGGACCATCCCGCCATCGCTCCCGAGAGCATCGGCGCGATGTACGACTCCACCGAGATCGACGAGATCCTCGCCCTGCGCACCGCCGCCCTGACCGACCAGGAGAAGCGGGAGGCGCGCGGGACGGACCCGAGGGCCGCCGCCGTGATCGACATGGCCGAGTCGATGCCCCCCGAGGTACTGGAGCGCCTGCACGGCGCCGTGCGCGCCCTGCGCGAAATCACCGGCCCGGACGGACCGGACGGCCCGGACCGGCCGGATGTCCCGGACCGGCCGGATGTCCCGGTGGACGCTCTGGAATTCTTCGACGAGCAGGCCGTGTTCAGGCCCGAGACCCCCTGGTGGGACCCGGCGCACACGGACACCGCCGATCCCGCGCGGGACCGGGTCCTCGTCGACGGCGTACCGGTCGGAGTCGGCAGCCGGGTGCTCCTGCGGCCGGGCCTGCGACGCACCGACGCCCAGGACCTGTTCCTCCTGGGCCGCGCCGCCCTGGTCGAGGCCGTCCTGCACGACGTGGACGGCGGGGTGCACCTCGCCGTCACGGTGGAGGGTGACCCCGGGGCCGACATCCGCCGGGAGCAGGGCCGGTTCCTCTACTTCCAGCCCGACGAACTCTCGCCCTTGGAGGACGCGTGAGCGGCCGCATCCTGATCGCGGGCATCGGCAACGTCTTCCTCGGCGACGACGGCTTCGGGGTGGAGACGCTGCGGCAGCTGTCCGCGTACGAACTGCCCGACCAGGTCGAGGCCGTGGACTTCGGCGTCCGGGGAATGCACCTCGCCTACCAGCTCCTCGACGGCTACGACACCCTCGTCCTGGCGGATGCCACGGCACGCGGCGGCGCCCCCGGCACGCTGTACCTCATCGAGGCCGACGAACCCGGCTCCGTCCAGCCGGGCGCCGCCCTGCTCGACGGCCACCACATGTCCCCCGACGCGGTCCTGGCCCTGCTGGGCACCCTGTGCGAGGGCACCGGAACCAACCCGCCCCGGCGGATCCTCGTCGTGGGATGCGAGCCCGCGTCGATCGCGGAGGGCATCGGGCTGAGCGGACCGGTGGCCGCCGCGGTGCCGGAGGCCGTACGGATGATCCTGGGCCTACTGCGGGACGAACTCGAAGATCGCGGCCCCGGAGATCACGGCCGTGAGGGTCAGGGCCGTGAGGGTCAGGGCCCTGAGGATCACGACCACGAAGACCATGACGTCGTGGCGGCCCCGGTCGCCGAGTTGAGGAGGACCCCGTGAAGAAGGCCGTCATCGGCGGTGCGGCCGTGGCCACGCTCGTCGCCGTGCTCAAGCAGATCCTCCCCGACATCAGGCGCTATCTGCGCATGCGCCGTATGTGACGCGTGCGGCAGCCGGTTCGGTCCTTCGGAGCGACCGAACGGCGTACGCGGCGGACCCTGCGTCGGCGTGCCCGGCCGCGGCCTCCCCGTCCTGCCGGTGTAATGAGCCCCGGCAGGACGGAGTCCGATGCACGAGATGTCGATCGCCATGGCCGTCGTGGGCCAGGTGGAGGAAGCGGCCGAGGCCGCCGGTGCGAGCGCCGTGACCGTAGTGCGCCTGCGGGTCGGGGAGTTGGCCGGAGTGGTGCCCGACGCCCTGGCCTTCTGCTTCGAACTGGCCTGCGCGGGAACGGTCCTCGAAGGTGCCGAGCTCGTCACGGAGCCGGTGTCCGCCCGCGCGAGCTGCTCCTCCTGCACCCGGGAATGGGCGGTCGGCATGCCGCCACGACTGTGCTGCCCCGGATGCGGGAGCGCCGCGCACGTGGAACTGCTCGCGGGCCGTGAGCTGCAGATCGCCAGTGTGAACTGGGACGACGGTTCCGGCGTCACCCCGGCCACGAGCACGGTCACACACCCGGCCACGCACCCGCCCACGAACCGAACTCCGAGGAGCGACGAACCATGTGCCGAGTGGTCGACCTGAAGCAGGCGGTACTCGCCAAGAACGACGCCGCCGCGCACACCCTGCGCGCCGAACTCACCGCCCGCGGCACGGTGACCGTCAACCTGCTCTCCAGCCCCGGCAGCGGAAAGACGGCCCTGCTGGAACGCGAACTGCTCCTCGCCAAGGAGCGCGGTCTCGCGGTGGCCGCCCTCACCGCCGACCTGGCCACCGAGAACGACGCGGTGCGCCTCGCGCGGTCCGGCGTACCCGTCAAGCAGGTGCTCACCGACGGGCTCTGCCACCTGGAGGCCGGGATGCTCGGCCGGCACCTGGACGGCTGGCTGCCCGATGCCACCCGGCTCCTGTTCGTGGAGAACGTGGGCAACCTCGTCTGCCCCGCCTCCTACGATCTCGGCGAGTCCCTGCGGGTCGTCCTGGCCTCGGTGACCGAGGGCGAGGACAAGCCCCTGAAGTACCCGACCGCCTTCGGTCTCGCCCAGCTCGTGGTGGTCAACAAGACCGACATCGCCGGGGCGGTCGAGTTCGACGAGGACGCGTTCCGGGCCAACGTCCAGCAGGTCAATCCAGGGGTGGAGGTGGTGCAGACGTCCGCGCGCTCCGGGGCGGGGGTGGGAATCCTGCTCGACCGGGCGACCGCGGTCGCGGACGGCGCGGCAACGCACGCGCCGGTCATGGCCCGGCAAGTCTCGGGCCGGGGCACGAGCACGCACGAGCACGACCACGGGCATGGACATGGGCATGGACACGGGCACGGGCACGACCATGGCCCCGGCCCCGGCCCCGGCCCCGAGCACGGCCATCCGAGCGGGCACGGAGGAGACCACCCGCACCCGCACTCCGATCCTCAGCAGCACGTCCGTCACGCCACGGTG harbors:
- a CDS encoding DUF5947 family protein, whose product is MRRFAGARPVRPEVCGLCGVVVAENAHRHVVETEKRALVCACTACALLFDRPGVATGRFRAVPNRYLADPDHRLDDGAWELLQIPVGVAFFFRNAALDRLVALYPSPAGATESELDAETWQTVLGAGRLAPLLEPDVEALLLRREQGRTDCYLVPIDACYELVGRMRLLWTGFDGGAEARAALADFFAEVGRRAKIPAEAPAP
- a CDS encoding hydrogenase maturation protease, whose protein sequence is MSGRILIAGIGNVFLGDDGFGVETLRQLSAYELPDQVEAVDFGVRGMHLAYQLLDGYDTLVLADATARGGAPGTLYLIEADEPGSVQPGAALLDGHHMSPDAVLALLGTLCEGTGTNPPRRILVVGCEPASIAEGIGLSGPVAAAVPEAVRMILGLLRDELEDRGPGDHGREGQGREGQGPEDHDHEDHDVVAAPVAELRRTP
- a CDS encoding DUF6084 family protein, with amino-acid sequence MTDFGFTCTGVRADPYAAGPTLVFRLRVTAGSGPEPTRVHALALRCQLRIEPARRGYGPAEAAGLADLFGERARWGTTLQPVQFAQVALMVPSFTGETEIDVVVPCTYDMDIAASRYFSTLEDGEAPLLMLFSGTAFTGAGGFRVEPVPWDREASYRMPVAVWHEMVEQHFPGCGWLRLPRAVMDELLAFRSRHALASWEATVRTLLDAAAAPRPDPVQPFRLGAALPRVTERTAP
- a CDS encoding hydrogenase expression protein HypE, producing MDTAAPTEAEDPPIHILWINAGLSCDGDSVSLTAAMQPSIEEIVLGVLPGLPKIAVHWPLIDFECGPVGGADTFIEWFFKGERGEIDPFVLVVEGSIPNESIKPEGYWCGFGDNPETGQPITTSEWIDRLAPKALAVVAIGTCATYGGIHAMEGNPTGAMGLPDYLGWDWKSKAGIPIVCVPGCPIQPDNFSETLTYLLYQAAGSAPMIPLDDKLRPTWLFGATVHEGCDRAGYYEQGQFAHTYDSPKCLVKLGCWGPVVKCNVPKRGWMNGIGGCPNVGGICIACTMPGFPDKFMPFMDEPPGGKVSSAASGAYGAVIRKLRAITAHTVDQEPKWRRRGEKLTTGYRPPW
- the hypB gene encoding hydrogenase nickel incorporation protein HypB, yielding MCRVVDLKQAVLAKNDAAAHTLRAELTARGTVTVNLLSSPGSGKTALLERELLLAKERGLAVAALTADLATENDAVRLARSGVPVKQVLTDGLCHLEAGMLGRHLDGWLPDATRLLFVENVGNLVCPASYDLGESLRVVLASVTEGEDKPLKYPTAFGLAQLVVVNKTDIAGAVEFDEDAFRANVQQVNPGVEVVQTSARSGAGVGILLDRATAVADGAATHAPVMARQVSGRGTSTHEHDHGHGHGHGHGHGHDHGPGPGPGPEHGHPSGHGGDHPHPHSDPQQHVRHATVQTP
- the hypA gene encoding hydrogenase maturation nickel metallochaperone HypA — protein: MHEMSIAMAVVGQVEEAAEAAGASAVTVVRLRVGELAGVVPDALAFCFELACAGTVLEGAELVTEPVSARASCSSCTREWAVGMPPRLCCPGCGSAAHVELLAGRELQIASVNWDDGSGVTPATSTVTHPATHPPTNRTPRSDEPCAEWST
- a CDS encoding nickel-dependent hydrogenase large subunit, which produces MAPKTKATGDGSGLVEMAWDPITRIVGSLGIHTKIDFKQKRVAECYSTSSVFRGYSVFMRGKDPRDAHFITSRICGICGDNHATCSVYAQNMAYGVKPPHLAEWIINLGESAEYMFDHNIFQENLVGVDYCEKMVRETNPGVLELAERTAAPHAGEHGFKTIADIMRSLNPIEGEFYREALQVSRYTREMFCLMEGRHVHPSTLYPGGVGTIASVQLFTDYMSRLMRYCEFMKRVVPLHDDLFDFFYEALPGYEEVGRRRVLLGCWGALNDPEHCDFTYANMTDWGRKMFVTPGIVVDGKLVTNDLTEINLGIRILLGSSYYDDWEGQEKFVTHDPLGNPVDARHPWNQHTIPAPQKRNFDDKYSWVMSPRWFDGKDHLALDTGGGPLARLWSTALSGLVNTDYVQATGHSVVITLPRTMTKPETRFEWKIPKWSNALERNRARTYFQAYAAAIALHCAEKGLAEVRAGRTQTWEKFEVPDEGLGVGFTEAVRGVLSHHMVIRDGKIANYHPYPPTPWNASTRDTFGTPGPYEDAVQNTPIFEENTPENFKGIDIMRAVRSFDPCLPCGVHMYVGGGQTVKQMHVPTGLSGLGG